One part of the Sneathia vaginalis genome encodes these proteins:
- a CDS encoding type I restriction endonuclease subunit R, EcoR124 family: MIYKITVELIKQIEINIDYILMLVKKYHDSHCKDKEVLVTIKKAIDASPELCSKKAFFWYQ, from the coding sequence GTGATTTACAAGATTACAGTTGAACTTATTAAGCAGATAGAAATCAATATCGACTATATTCTTATGCTTGTTAAGAAGTATCATGACAGTCATTGCAAAGATAAAGAAGTGCTTGTTACAATCAAAAAGGCTATTGATGCCAGTCCAGAACTTTGTAGTAAGAAAGCATTTTTCTGGTATCAATGA
- the cas1 gene encoding type V CRISPR-associated endonuclease Cas1: MISFPIFNSKKTIFVFSTEGDKISILNSNIVIKDKDLKVKVQCSCYNIFCIYIIGDTTLTTPLIKATKKFGFHIVLMTITFKIYSIISFGIEVNTQLKNKQYLYDKIDIGKMLIINKIENQISILKSFRKKSDEMKKDIKNMDKILMKLSELYIKNNEIELSKINIIMGYEGSVSKIYFKYLFEDLDFSKRMPRIKADYINSILDIGYTVLFNFIDSIVSIYGFDTYFGFLHRQFYMRKSLICDLIEPFRPLIDLQIKKSIHLKQFSKKDFKKIDNKYILKFECNKKYIKVFYKLLDQEKEYIFYFIQSFYRAFMREKSIEEYTKYIIRK; the protein is encoded by the coding sequence ATGATAAGCTTTCCAATATTTAATTCAAAAAAAACTATTTTTGTTTTTTCAACTGAAGGAGATAAAATAAGTATTTTAAATTCTAATATTGTTATAAAAGATAAAGACTTAAAAGTTAAAGTTCAATGTAGTTGCTATAATATATTTTGTATATACATTATAGGGGATACAACATTAACCACACCATTAATTAAAGCAACTAAAAAGTTTGGATTTCATATAGTTTTAATGACAATTACATTCAAAATATATTCAATTATTTCTTTCGGTATAGAAGTTAATACTCAATTAAAGAATAAGCAATATTTGTATGATAAGATAGATATAGGCAAGATGTTAATAATTAATAAAATTGAAAATCAAATTAGTATATTAAAAAGTTTTAGAAAAAAATCAGATGAAATGAAAAAAGATATAAAGAATATGGATAAAATACTTATGAAGTTATCTGAATTGTATATAAAAAATAATGAAATAGAATTAAGTAAAATAAATATTATTATGGGATATGAAGGAAGTGTTTCTAAAATATATTTTAAGTATTTATTTGAGGATTTAGATTTTTCAAAAAGAATGCCCAGAATTAAAGCTGATTATATTAATAGTATATTAGATATAGGATATACAGTACTATTTAATTTTATAGATTCAATTGTATCGATTTATGGATTTGATACTTATTTTGGGTTTTTACATAGACAATTTTATATGCGAAAATCACTAATATGTGATTTAATTGAGCCATTTAGACCGTTAATTGATTTACAAATAAAAAAATCTATACATTTAAAGCAGTTTAGTAAAAAAGATTTTAAAAAAATTGATAATAAATATATTTTAAAGTTTGAATGTAATAAAAAATATATTAAAGTATTTTATAAATTACTAGATCAAGAAAAAGAATATATATTCTATTTTATACAAAGTTTTTATAGAGCATTTATGAGAGAAAAAAGTATAGAAGAATATACCAAATATATAATTAGGAAATAA
- a CDS encoding ABC transporter ATP-binding protein, with protein MKNSKALKRMIHMVFKKSPLKFFTIIISILIFKICSTYSTKLIQVIIDKVLIPKRLDLLPKYIAILGLIYLISVCFEELNIILAVPLSQDVMYGIRKKAFEKLQNLPIVFFDTHEHGDIMSKFTNDIDSMNTFLEFSMFNIFSGIVEMIALLAIMIYISYKLAIVVIFFSALSYLIIYLFSKYSIKSYDTNQKNIGSINGYIEESVNGQNIVKLFNYEKRNNSIFKRLNNAWLKSIVSANIYSNTIFPVIGAINFLQYACIAIVGTVFHTSIGTIGSFLLLSRLIAMPLFIFSFEVGMVNSALAGAKRVFELMDLDNEIDEGKVYLKDGYWILENNEKVKCVGNIEFINVDFSYNKDKKILKNINMYAKYGQKIAIVGPTGSGKTTITNLINRFYEIDSGTITFDGIDIRRINKSDLRKNITVVLQDSILFSGTILDNIRYSDETISKEEVIEVAKQIGAHHFISQLEKGYDTYISGNTDTLSQGQKQLLCLVRAKLRNTPVLILDEATSNIDTRTEKIVQDGMDKLMHGKTVFVIAHRLSTIIDSDVIMVLENGEIIERGTHTQLLAKNNVYANLYNG; from the coding sequence ATGAAGAATAGTAAAGCTCTTAAACGAATGATACATATGGTCTTCAAAAAAAGCCCATTGAAATTTTTTACAATAATTATCTCTATACTAATTTTTAAAATTTGTAGTACTTATTCAACAAAACTAATACAAGTTATTATCGATAAAGTTTTAATTCCTAAAAGATTAGATCTTTTACCTAAATATATTGCAATTTTAGGTTTGATTTACCTAATATCTGTTTGCTTTGAAGAACTTAATATCATACTAGCAGTACCACTTTCACAAGATGTTATGTACGGTATTAGGAAAAAAGCTTTTGAAAAACTACAAAATTTACCCATTGTATTCTTTGACACACATGAACATGGAGATATTATGAGTAAGTTTACAAACGATATAGACTCCATGAACACTTTCTTGGAATTTTCTATGTTCAATATTTTTAGTGGTATAGTCGAAATGATTGCTCTATTAGCTATTATGATATATATTTCATATAAGCTTGCAATCGTTGTAATATTCTTTAGTGCCCTATCGTATTTAATAATATATTTATTCTCAAAATACAGCATTAAATCTTATGACACAAACCAAAAAAATATTGGATCTATAAACGGTTACATTGAAGAAAGCGTTAATGGTCAAAATATTGTAAAACTATTTAACTATGAAAAAAGAAATAATTCAATATTTAAGCGTTTAAATAATGCATGGTTAAAAAGTATAGTAAGTGCAAACATATATTCAAATACTATCTTCCCCGTTATAGGGGCAATAAACTTCTTACAATATGCATGTATAGCAATTGTTGGAACTGTATTCCATACTTCAATAGGTACAATAGGAAGTTTTTTACTATTAAGTAGACTAATTGCTATGCCCCTATTTATCTTTTCTTTTGAAGTTGGTATGGTTAATTCAGCACTTGCTGGAGCTAAAAGAGTCTTTGAACTTATGGACCTAGACAATGAAATTGATGAAGGTAAGGTATACTTAAAAGATGGATACTGGATATTAGAGAATAATGAAAAGGTAAAATGTGTGGGAAACATTGAGTTTATTAACGTTGACTTTTCATATAACAAAGATAAAAAAATATTGAAAAATATAAATATGTATGCAAAATATGGTCAAAAAATAGCTATCGTTGGTCCAACAGGTAGTGGTAAAACCACAATAACTAACCTTATTAACCGATTCTATGAAATTGATAGTGGAACTATTACTTTTGATGGTATTGATATTAGAAGGATTAATAAGTCTGATTTAAGAAAAAATATAACTGTTGTTTTACAGGATAGTATACTCTTTTCTGGAACAATCTTAGATAATATTAGATACTCAGATGAAACTATTTCAAAAGAAGAGGTCATAGAAGTAGCAAAACAAATAGGTGCTCATCATTTTATCTCTCAACTTGAAAAAGGTTATGATACATACATATCTGGTAATACTGATACACTCTCTCAAGGACAAAAACAATTATTATGCCTTGTACGTGCAAAATTACGTAATACGCCTGTTTTAATACTTGATGAAGCAACATCTAATATCGATACAAGAACTGAAAAAATTGTACAAGATGGTATGGATAAATTGATGCATGGAAAAACTGTATTTGTCATAGCACACAGACTATCAACAATAATAGATTCAGATGTTATCATGGTACTTGAAAATGGTGAAATAATAGAACGTGGTACACACACACAATTACTTGCAAAGAATAATGTGTACGCTAATTTATATAATGGATAA
- a CDS encoding DUF7675 family protein gives MDILKKNVDTFGEHLFTFDKKKIYNLFADYPQNMSKEEVEIFSKENPYWREFFRFGK, from the coding sequence GTGGATATTTTGAAGAAGAATGTAGATACTTTCGGGGAACACTTATTTACATTTGATAAAAAGAAAATATACAATTTATTTGCAGATTATCCACAAAATATGTCTAAGGAAGAAGTTGAAATTTTTAGTAAAGAAAATCCATATTGGCGTGAATTCTTTAGATTTGGCAAGTGA
- the cas4 gene encoding type V CRISPR-associated protein Cas4, with protein sequence MENTIKISNLNDYIFCPISIYFHNLYGDMDTIMYQMDYQINGKFAHKTIDTNTYSTRKDVITSLDVYSEKYNLTGKIDIYDKSKMILIERKNKVSEIYDGYIFQLYAQYFCMIEMGYKVEKLQIYSISDNKKYDIKLPKDDVKMFSKFEEIVNNINLFEMEKYSPNNKSKCEKCIYSFSCDRSLL encoded by the coding sequence ATGGAAAATACAATAAAAATATCCAATTTAAATGATTATATTTTTTGCCCTATCTCCATATATTTCCATAATTTATATGGAGATATGGACACTATAATGTATCAAATGGATTATCAAATTAATGGTAAATTTGCTCATAAAACAATAGATACTAATACATATTCTACAAGAAAGGATGTAATAACATCATTAGATGTGTATTCAGAAAAGTATAACTTGACTGGGAAAATTGATATTTATGATAAAAGTAAAATGATATTGATTGAAAGAAAAAATAAAGTTTCAGAAATTTATGATGGATATATTTTTCAATTATATGCACAATATTTTTGCATGATTGAAATGGGTTACAAAGTTGAAAAACTTCAAATATATTCAATAAGTGATAATAAGAAATATGACATTAAACTACCTAAAGATGATGTTAAAATGTTTTCTAAATTTGAAGAGATTGTAAATAATATAAATTTATTTGAAATGGAAAAATATTCTCCGAATAATAAGAGTAAATGTGAAAAATGTATATATTCATTTTCGTGTGATAGGAGTCTTTTATGA
- the cas2 gene encoding CRISPR-associated endonuclease Cas2 — protein MVIISYDISNDKKRRVFSKFLGKFGHRIQYSVFEIDNAQSVLNNIILEINNKYKKMFDQSDSVYIFNLSKNCKIFRYGYAENDEKSILFV, from the coding sequence ATGGTTATAATAAGTTATGATATATCAAATGATAAAAAAAGAAGGGTATTTTCAAAATTTTTAGGTAAATTTGGACACAGAATTCAGTATTCTGTGTTTGAAATTGATAATGCACAGTCAGTTTTAAATAATATAATTTTAGAAATAAATAATAAATATAAGAAAATGTTTGACCAGTCAGATTCGGTTTACATATTTAATTTATCTAAAAATTGTAAAATTTTTAGATATGGATATGCAGAAAATGATGAAAAATCAATACTTTTTGTCTGA
- a CDS encoding SWIM zinc finger family protein — protein MWKDRFEKKILDRGYRYYLMRKVEFLEEKDEILKFIVIGTKEYEVVIDTYHRKTTCNCPYALGGKNCKHMVASIYEYNSKGKMISKYDLEESKWIVENILKICDSNESEVKLMEFLDDIEECIYNDFNNLAENILIFSFVELASYVKKYNINSLMLITDKIMRLLKMSLKYRKHNLQVKILNKLYNKIQNIYSKNPIVFLFYIYLEKTFTNCRKEVIDILLKNINIEEDLFLEMLFEIYSKYKYDEKLSELANRYDNKEMSYKYIIEMEKRKENYVKVIEYCEKAIKTFEDNSYFIEYIIKITRNIDKYFDKYYNNVLLNFDNTRKILYEDYEIICQKISKDKLSVFKKNILEYHLKTEAYVRILYHEKMYEKILKQKLSDVFEFEYIYNYMIENYEDKLYSKICAEIIELVKKSKFMSDYENIANTMEYLNNFKDGYEKRSQLEKSLFEKYPKKAKLKKVLSYI, from the coding sequence ATGTGGAAAGATAGATTTGAGAAAAAGATTTTAGACAGAGGATATAGATACTATTTAATGAGGAAAGTTGAATTTCTTGAAGAAAAAGATGAAATATTGAAATTTATAGTGATTGGGACAAAAGAATATGAAGTTGTAATTGATACATATCATAGGAAAACTACTTGTAATTGCCCTTACGCACTTGGTGGGAAAAATTGTAAACATATGGTTGCAAGTATTTATGAGTATAACTCAAAAGGTAAGATGATAAGTAAATATGATCTTGAAGAAAGCAAGTGGATAGTAGAAAATATATTGAAAATATGTGACTCTAATGAGTCTGAAGTTAAGCTTATGGAATTTTTAGATGATATTGAAGAATGCATTTATAATGACTTTAATAATTTAGCAGAGAATATTTTAATATTTTCTTTTGTAGAACTTGCATCATATGTAAAAAAATATAATATAAATAGTTTGATGTTAATTACAGATAAAATAATGCGTTTACTTAAAATGAGTTTAAAATATAGAAAACATAATTTACAAGTAAAAATATTGAATAAGTTATATAATAAAATACAAAATATTTATTCTAAAAATCCAATAGTCTTTTTATTCTATATATATTTAGAAAAAACTTTTACTAATTGTAGAAAAGAAGTTATAGACATACTACTAAAAAATATCAATATAGAAGAAGATCTGTTTCTTGAAATGCTTTTTGAGATATATAGTAAGTACAAATATGATGAAAAGTTATCAGAGCTAGCAAATAGATATGATAATAAAGAAATGAGCTATAAATATATAATAGAAATGGAAAAAAGAAAAGAAAATTATGTGAAAGTTATAGAATATTGTGAAAAAGCTATAAAAACATTTGAAGACAATTCGTATTTTATAGAATATATAATAAAAATAACTAGAAATATTGATAAATACTTTGATAAATATTACAATAATGTACTATTAAATTTTGATAATACAAGAAAAATATTATACGAGGACTATGAAATAATTTGTCAAAAAATATCTAAAGATAAATTAAGTGTTTTTAAAAAAAATATACTAGAATATCATTTAAAAACAGAAGCATATGTAAGAATTCTATATCACGAAAAAATGTATGAAAAAATTTTGAAGCAAAAACTAAGTGATGTATTTGAATTTGAGTATATTTACAACTATATGATAGAAAATTATGAAGACAAGTTATATTCTAAGATATGTGCTGAAATTATAGAGCTTGTAAAGAAGTCAAAATTTATGAGCGATTACGAAAATATAGCTAACACTATGGAGTATTTAAATAACTTTAAGGATGGTTATGAAAAAAGATCTCAATTAGAAAAAAGTTTATTTGAAAAATATCCTAAAAAAGCAAAATTAAAGAAAGTGTTAAGCTATATTTAA